The Silene latifolia isolate original U9 population chromosome X, ASM4854445v1, whole genome shotgun sequence genome contains the following window.
TCTAATACTTTGCTGCTTTTGGGTTTTCCTCCTAAGTTTAGAGGTTGGATCATGGGGTGTATTTCTAGTCCCTGGTTTTCTCTGAAGATCAATGGTGAACTTACTGGTTTCTTTCAAGGTAGGAGTGGTATTAGACAAGGTGATCCCTTGTCTCCTTATATTTTTGTCCTTGGTATGGAAATTCTCTCTCGTTATCTCAGAAGAGTTTGTGACCAACCTCAGGTTTCTTATCATCCTAAGTGCAGCAAGATCAAGCTTACCCATCTTATCTTTGCTGATGATCTAATGATTTTCATTAGAGGAGACGTTCCTTCTGTCTCTACTGTTACTGATTCACTTCATAAGTTTGCTCTTCTTTCTGGTTTACATGCTAACAATGAGAAGACTAGCATATATTTTGGAGGGGTTTCTGAATCAGTCAAAGAGATTATTCTTAGCTCTACTGGATTTTCTGAGGGAGATTTCCCTTTCAGATATTTAGGGCTCCCCTTGCACACTTCCAGACTTACCAGTGACATGTTTGAtactatcatcatcaaaatccagCAAGCTGTGGCTCACTGGTCTAACTGTTTCTTATCCTATGCTGGTAAATTGCAGCTCATCAACTCTATTGTTTTTGGGCTTGAGAACTTTTGGTGTTCTACTGTTCTTTTACCTAAAACTGTGATTTCCCATATAAATAAACTTTGTAAGGACTTCTTTTGGGGTATACCTGTGGGATCCAGAAGAATGGTCTTTAAAAGCTGGCGCCATATTTCTTCTCCTTGGTCTTCTGGAGGCTTTAACATCAAAGACCTGGAAGCTTGGAATTATTCTCTCTTGATCAAATGGCTTTATTCTATTTCTGCTTCTGATCAGGGTTTATGGAGTAGATGGGTTCAGTCTTATATCCTTAAGCATGAGGATATTTGGCATGTTAATTCCAAAGCTCATTTTCCTTCCAGTTTCAAGAGTATTGTAGCTTCTAGAGACAGACTGGTGGAGCTTTCTGGTTCTATCTCTGCAGCTTAGCATCTCCTTCACAGTTGGATGCCTGGTTCAAAGTTAAATTTACAGCAGGTTTATGAATTTTTCAGGAATGCTCCCCTTGCTGGTTCTTGGACCAAAGGTCTCTTGCACTCTCAAATTATTCCTGGACACAAAATTGTTTGTTCTATGGCTGTTCAGAATCAACTAGCTACTATTGATAACCTCATGATTAGGGGTATGCAATTTGTCAACAGATGCTCCCTTTGTGAACATGATGAGGAGTCTCATGATCATCTGTTCTTCAGATGCTCTTATTCTGCTTCAGTGTGGCATCAGGTTCTAGCTTGGATGGGTCACCTGAGGTTGGGTCTCTCCCTTCATGATGAGCTGATCTTTCCTCTCAAAGGAGCAAGGGACTGGCAGATAGCTTGGTTTGCTGTGTCTCTTACTACCTCTGTTCATCAGATTTGGTCTGAACGAAATGCCAGAATCTTTCAGGGCCACTCTCATACTGTACTTGGGCTTGTAAAGAGAATCaagttttttgttattgttagaCTGCTTATGTGGAAACATCATCCCCAATATAGCCTCATAGAGGAGAGATTGTGTAATTAACATTGTATAGGTGTTTTTCTCTAGTGGATAGCTTTGCAAAAACTCATGTAATTTCTTTCTtaatgaaatgaaatgataatgttttgcaaaaaaaaaagtctagcattacgtgaatgaattaacttaggtgatggcttattaattctgtgtgacatctgtatgtcatagaaaactaacgcgtaacctctatatgagtcagttttcatgcaaatattaggtggtttggttttagacggaatatgatgcaaactatcgttacgatgaaaaacatataaaaaatgcaaaacgtaaataaaagtcctagtgtggcctatcctagcaaaataaacataaaacaactttggaatccaccgttggaccctcgaagcttgtcttgatgttccatctttatccatgcagcgggagtgagcatccgatctccatctttggtcttctcaaaattacaatttaaaatttacaaaatataaacctatttacattctaaattaaaactgtaattcacaagaaaaaaaaacaaaacggagatgcgagatctcaaaatacaaccaagaccgtgttccatcattacggtaacacgttctactaaggccacactaagttacaaccgtttgtaaaattaaatacgtaataaaaacattcaaggcattcaaaagtaacgataaataaaagatgcatcaactaaaacaaaatttatttgtgacataattccgtaattatgttaaatttatccaaaccaccttttatcacttaaaat
Protein-coding sequences here:
- the LOC141620130 gene encoding uncharacterized protein LOC141620130 produces the protein MPGSKLNLQQVYEFFRNAPLAGSWTKGLLHSQIIPGHKIVCSMAVQNQLATIDNLMIRGMQFVNRCSLCEHDEESHDHLFFRCSYSASVWHQVLAWMGHLRLGLSLHDELIFPLKGARDWQIAWFAVSLTTSVHQIWSERNARIFQGHSHTVLGLVKRIKFFVIVRLLMWKHHPQYSLIEERLCN